The Saccharomyces cerevisiae S288C chromosome VII, complete sequence genome includes a region encoding these proteins:
- a CDS encoding uncharacterized protein (hypothetical protein, predicted to be palmitoylated; SWAT-GFP, seamless-GFP and mCherry C-terminal fusion proteins localize to the cytosol, while N-terminal GFP fusion protein localizes to the cell periphery; protein abundance increases in response to DNA replication stress), with translation MGLCGSKTQPMPSQTTTVATKARTKPINRDTVKSKQELRHKEKKDKKKKTQLKSTTVPVVQRKEGSKLTDTSDPSKNKVSPKEAARLAAEKRFQETNEKYNKGELGKKLAQERAKSHKTRLMEEAEKKHAERERENMIYD, from the coding sequence AACCAATGCCTTCACAAACTACGACGGTGGCAACTAAAGCAAGAACAAAACCAATTAATCGTGATACAGTCAAGTCAAAGCAAGAACTTCGACAtaaagagaagaaagataaaaagaagaagacacAACTAAAGAGTACAACTGTCCCGGTTGTGCAAAGGAAAGAAGGCAGCAAATTAACTGATACAAGTGATCCGagcaaaaataaagttagCCCAAAGGAGGCCGCAAGGTTAGCTGCTGAGAAGAGATTTCAAGAGACGAATGAAAAGTACAATAAGGGCGAGTTAGGCAAAAAGCTAGCTCAAGAGCGTGCCAAGTCTCATAAGACTCGCTTAATGGAAGAGGCCGAGAAAAAGCATGCTGAGAGGGAAAGGGAAAACATGATTTATGACTGA